A section of the Halocalculus aciditolerans genome encodes:
- a CDS encoding DUF7123 family protein produces MSASASAVVASESESLSAKQARILDYLAEQAGAKTYFKSRLIGEELGMSAKEVGTNMTKLTEGEYGITVEKWGYSSSTTWKVTA; encoded by the coding sequence ATGAGCGCGAGTGCCAGTGCCGTCGTGGCGTCGGAGTCGGAGTCCCTGTCGGCGAAGCAGGCCCGCATCCTCGACTACCTCGCGGAGCAGGCCGGGGCGAAGACGTACTTCAAGAGCCGGCTCATCGGCGAGGAGCTCGGCATGTCCGCGAAGGAGGTCGGAACGAACATGACGAAGCTCACCGAGGGCGAGTACGGAATCACCGTGGAGAAGTGGGGGTACTCGTCGTCGACGACGTGGAAAGTCACCGCGTAG
- a CDS encoding SPFH domain-containing protein: MPLPLQLLGGSVVFTVVALLLLVLVIVTVYQMVAIVDAYEKQALTVFGEYRGLLEPGINFVPPFVSRTYTFDMRTQTIDVPRQEAITRDNSPVTADAVVYIRVMDAKRAFLEVDNYERAVSNLAQTTLRAVIGDMELDDTLNKRQEINARIRKELDEPTDEWGIRVESVEVREVNPSQDVQQAMEQQTSAERKRRAMILEAQGERQSAIERASGEKQSDIIRSQGSKQSQILEAQGDAISTVLRARSAESMGERAVIERGMESLERMGDSESTTFVLPQELTSLVGRYGKHLTGSDVADGQAPSLDSLEFDEETRELLGLDDIDEILNQIEEGAEFDPKEIEEAAQAVKSGEDTGAKSTEDVLSEMDDELEAQLKQSEPESAMDDTAESDADAGDASDADESSKS, translated from the coding sequence ATGCCACTCCCACTGCAGCTCCTCGGGGGGAGCGTGGTCTTCACCGTCGTGGCCCTCCTGTTGCTCGTGCTCGTCATCGTCACCGTCTATCAGATGGTGGCGATCGTGGACGCGTACGAGAAGCAGGCGCTCACGGTGTTCGGTGAGTACCGCGGTCTCCTCGAACCGGGTATCAACTTCGTGCCGCCGTTCGTCTCGCGGACGTACACGTTCGATATGCGGACGCAGACCATCGACGTGCCGCGGCAGGAAGCGATCACGCGCGACAACTCGCCGGTGACGGCGGACGCCGTCGTCTACATCCGCGTGATGGACGCGAAGCGCGCGTTCCTCGAAGTCGACAACTACGAGCGCGCGGTGTCGAACCTCGCGCAGACGACGCTCCGCGCGGTCATCGGCGACATGGAGCTCGACGACACGCTGAACAAGCGTCAGGAGATCAACGCGCGGATCCGGAAGGAGCTGGACGAGCCGACGGACGAGTGGGGGATTCGCGTGGAGTCCGTCGAGGTGCGCGAGGTGAACCCGAGCCAGGACGTCCAGCAGGCGATGGAGCAACAGACGAGTGCGGAGCGGAAGCGCCGCGCGATGATTCTGGAAGCGCAGGGCGAGCGGCAGTCCGCAATCGAGCGGGCGAGCGGGGAGAAGCAGTCCGACATCATCCGCTCGCAGGGGTCGAAGCAGTCGCAGATCCTGGAAGCGCAGGGTGACGCCATCTCGACCGTGCTCCGCGCGCGGTCCGCGGAGTCGATGGGCGAGCGCGCGGTCATCGAGCGCGGGATGGAGTCCCTCGAACGCATGGGCGACTCGGAGTCGACGACGTTCGTCCTCCCGCAGGAGCTCACGAGCCTCGTGGGGCGGTACGGCAAACACCTCACGGGGAGCGACGTCGCCGACGGCCAGGCACCGTCGCTCGACAGCCTCGAGTTCGACGAGGAGACGCGTGAACTCCTCGGCCTCGACGACATCGACGAGATCCTGAATCAGATCGAGGAAGGCGCGGAGTTCGACCCGAAGGAGATCGAGGAAGCCGCCCAAGCGGTGAAATCCGGCGAGGACACGGGCGCGAAGTCCACCGAGGACGTGCTCTCGGAGATGGACGACGAGCTCGAAGCGCAGCTGAAGCAGTCCGAACCCGAATCCGCGATGGACGACACCGCCGAGTCGGACGCTGACGCGGGCGACGCGTCGGACGCCGACGAGTCGAGCAAATCGTAA
- a CDS encoding winged helix-turn-helix transcriptional regulator: MGEGIDEEKRSTLRRFAAVGAAAPLARFADLDRGESQVRDAMAGYLSTTPGAHFSKLRDDLHLGTGEAQHHLRHLQQSNAVESHKDGDYRRFFPAERFSAFEKVALGYLRRDTPRGMVLALLRDPDLSGRDLAAELGVSAATVSKYAAELEAAGLLDREDGYRLERPETLITLVLRYADSFDADTTDFAADAAALISYDPK, translated from the coding sequence ATGGGTGAGGGAATCGACGAGGAGAAGCGGTCGACGCTCCGGCGGTTCGCGGCCGTCGGCGCGGCCGCGCCGCTCGCGCGGTTCGCGGACCTGGACCGCGGCGAGAGCCAGGTTCGCGACGCGATGGCGGGCTATCTCTCGACGACGCCGGGCGCGCACTTCTCGAAGCTCCGCGACGACCTCCACCTCGGCACGGGCGAGGCCCAACACCACCTCCGGCACCTCCAGCAGTCGAACGCCGTCGAATCCCACAAGGACGGCGACTACCGGCGGTTCTTCCCCGCGGAGCGGTTCTCGGCGTTCGAGAAAGTCGCGCTCGGCTACCTCCGCCGGGACACCCCGCGGGGGATGGTGCTCGCGCTCCTCCGCGACCCCGACCTCTCGGGGCGCGACCTCGCCGCCGAACTCGGCGTCTCCGCCGCGACAGTGAGTAAGTACGCCGCAGAACTCGAAGCCGCCGGCCTCCTGGACCGAGAGGACGGCTACCGGCTCGAACGCCCGGAGACCCTCATCACGCTCGTCCTCCGCTACGCGGACTCTTTCGACGCCGACACGACGGACTTCGCCGCCGACGCCGCCGCCCTCATCAGCTACGACCCCAAATAA
- a CDS encoding DUF7312 domain-containing protein: MPDTGDEPVTVRRVAGGNDPDETIEPGDVDPEHAVFFALGVLLGVAVIATLLLG; the protein is encoded by the coding sequence ATGCCTGACACTGGCGACGAGCCCGTAACCGTCCGCCGCGTCGCCGGCGGGAACGACCCCGACGAAACCATCGAGCCCGGCGACGTCGACCCCGAGCACGCCGTGTTCTTCGCTCTCGGCGTCCTCCTCGGCGTCGCCGTCATCGCCACGCTCCTCCTCGGTTGA
- a CDS encoding NfeD family protein, whose product MELTLLEVTLFGLSLPFLLVVAGVTLCVMEAFAPGAHFIVVGVALLVAGLVGLYVPAASSPWALAAIVLFVGAATLYGYRRYSVIGGGEASKTEGSAGLVGKRGYALEPITDRDGRVELDSAGFDSTYAARSTTGEIPEGTRIVVTDPGGGNVITVEAVDEPVRNDDAVRNDDAVRNDDRREE is encoded by the coding sequence ATGGAGCTTACCCTGCTCGAAGTCACCCTGTTCGGACTCTCGCTCCCGTTCCTGCTCGTCGTCGCCGGCGTGACGCTCTGCGTCATGGAGGCGTTCGCGCCCGGCGCGCACTTCATCGTCGTCGGCGTCGCCCTCCTCGTCGCCGGCCTCGTCGGCCTCTACGTCCCCGCGGCCTCCTCGCCGTGGGCGCTCGCCGCCATCGTGCTCTTCGTCGGCGCGGCGACCCTCTACGGCTACCGCCGCTACTCCGTCATCGGCGGCGGCGAAGCGAGCAAGACCGAGGGGTCCGCCGGCCTCGTCGGCAAGCGAGGCTACGCGCTCGAACCGATCACCGACCGCGACGGCCGCGTCGAACTCGACAGCGCCGGCTTCGACTCCACCTACGCCGCTCGCTCGACCACCGGCGAAATCCCCGAAGGCACCCGTATCGTCGTCACCGACCCCGGCGGCGGGAACGTGATCACCGTCGAAGCAGTCGATGAGCCGGTTCGGAACGACGACGCGGTTCGGAACGACGACGCGGTTCGGAACGACGACCGCAGGGAGGAGTGA